A single genomic interval of Nostoc commune NIES-4072 harbors:
- a CDS encoding MbtH family protein, producing MYQDDKEDTTIYKVVLNHEEQYSIWPADQENALGWKDAGKSGLKQECLDYIKEVWTDMRPLSLRKKMEETAGGKS from the coding sequence ATGTACCAAGACGACAAAGAGGATACAACAATTTACAAAGTTGTACTCAATCATGAAGAACAGTATTCCATTTGGCCTGCTGACCAAGAAAACGCACTCGGCTGGAAGGATGCTGGCAAAAGTGGTTTGAAACAAGAATGTCTAGATTACATCAAAGAAGTTTGGACTGATATGAGACCATTAAGCCTTCGCAAGAAAATGGAAGAAACTGCTGGGGGTAAATCATAA
- a CDS encoding FecCD family ABC transporter permease: protein MSFDWLVIRSQAISFRIDRRVPVVLLCLGVAIAVAIVMNVAKGEYPISPLDIVKTILGLDTGNPDHKFVIQNLRLPRTLVAFMVGMALAISGTIFQGLTRNPLADPGIIGINAGANLAAVIVIVLFPSAPIYTLPLSAFAGALLMAILIYSLAWNNGSSPILLILMGVGLSAIASAITTLMITFGEIYDVSNALVWLAGSVYGRTWEQVFSLLPWLIVFIPMALTLARHLNALNLGDDVAKSLGSRVEWQRGLLVLVGVALAGAGVATAGNIGFIGLIAPHLGRQLVGATHEGLIPTSALLGGVIVVMADLLGRTLFAPIELPCGVVTAAIGAPYFLYLLIHNRKK, encoded by the coding sequence ATGAGTTTTGATTGGCTAGTCATTCGTTCCCAAGCGATATCTTTCCGCATCGACCGACGTGTACCAGTCGTATTGTTATGTTTGGGAGTAGCGATCGCAGTGGCGATAGTGATGAATGTGGCCAAAGGTGAATATCCAATCTCGCCTTTGGATATCGTGAAAACTATATTGGGTTTAGATACAGGAAACCCAGACCATAAATTTGTGATTCAAAATCTGCGTCTACCCCGCACCCTTGTGGCTTTTATGGTGGGAATGGCGCTGGCAATTTCAGGTACTATATTTCAAGGACTGACACGCAATCCATTGGCTGATCCTGGTATTATCGGCATCAACGCTGGGGCAAATCTGGCGGCAGTTATAGTAATTGTATTGTTTCCATCAGCACCAATTTATACTTTACCTTTATCAGCCTTTGCTGGTGCTTTGTTGATGGCGATTTTAATTTACTCACTGGCTTGGAATAACGGTAGTTCTCCGATTCTATTAATTTTAATGGGTGTTGGCTTATCTGCGATCGCTAGTGCTATAACCACCTTGATGATTACCTTTGGCGAAATTTATGACGTAAGTAATGCTTTGGTTTGGTTAGCTGGGAGTGTCTATGGCCGGACTTGGGAGCAAGTCTTTTCGTTATTACCTTGGTTAATTGTTTTTATCCCAATGGCTTTGACACTAGCAAGGCATTTGAACGCCTTAAATTTGGGAGATGATGTTGCCAAAAGTTTAGGTAGTCGGGTGGAATGGCAACGTGGTTTACTCGTACTGGTGGGTGTAGCCTTAGCAGGTGCAGGAGTGGCCACCGCCGGAAATATTGGTTTTATTGGTTTAATCGCACCTCATTTAGGACGACAGTTGGTAGGTGCAACTCATGAAGGCTTGATTCCTACTTCCGCACTCTTGGGGGGAGTGATTGTTGTGATGGCAGACTTGTTAGGAAGAACGTTGTTTGCACCTATCGAACTTCCTTGTGGGGTGGTAACTGCTGCAATTGGCGCTCCTTATTTTCTTTATTTATTAATTCATAACCGCAAAAAATAA
- a CDS encoding non-ribosomal peptide synthetase: MTQFINKFQEIPSQCATMVDILRDRSFQMPHTQAFTFLEDGETQELTLTYQELDRRSRAVAAQLQALGLSGERAILLYPPGLDYLSAFFGCLYAGVVAIPAYPPSNQRKTPRIQAISIDAQASIALTTTAMLPTLQSILTLLTKQGNFHWLTTDNIAQGIEDSWQQPAINEDTLAFLQYTSGSTGTPKGVMLSHGNLLHNAAVTYQMMEHSPSSKFVSWLPIYHDMGLIGGILQPLYGGFPCVLMSPASFLQRPYRWLQAISRYKGTTSGGPNFAYEQCVQRITQEQKETLDLSSWSVAFNGAEPVRQDTLELFATTFAECGFRPEAFYPCYGMAEATLIVSGGIKTALAQVKTVEKSALSQNQIVEATIQNQDIQSFVSCGQTIPQQQIVIVNPETLTRCSSDEVGEIWVSGLSVGQGYWNRTEETEQTFHAYLKDTKERPFLRTGDLGFLDNGELFITGRAKDLIIIRGRNLYPQDIELTAQRSHSSLRCGANAAFTVEVNNEERLVVVQELEFRAKPNLAEVASAIRQSITEEHEVQVYGVVLIKPGSIPKTSSGKIQRRATRAQFENGELNVVESDILKISDIARKETQLQRSELLALSPRECQPILESYLIELLARVLSIAPDDINPQEPLSTLGLDSLKVFDLKNRIEVDLEVEVSVADFFEGMSTRSLVTKILAQLTAEAIPSLSLTQVQKAEVYPLSFAQQRLWFLDRLEPGNPAYNISLAINLKGQLEVTPLEQSLNEVIQRHETLRTTFSTVNGQSVQIIASSLKLSLSVIDYQNAAVQQLLTQQSQQPFDLIQGPLLRAKLLRLEQQEHVLLLEMHHIISDGWSVEVFLQEIALLYKAFLTRSSSPLLEVSIQYKDFAHWQRQWLQGEILQTQLSYWKQQLEGIPAALQLPTDRPRPVVQTSHGAQQSIELPEKVIEQLKAIARQEGVTLFMLLLAAFQTFLYRYTDQDDIAVGTAIANRNCDEIKQLIGFFVNTLVLRTDMSGNPTFDELLTRVKKVALGAYTHQDLPFDQIVEAVQPERHTSQTPLFQVMFNVQDYSHLPEMPGLALSLLKIETKTAQFDLSLSIEITKERVMASFEYNTDLFDAVTITKMLRHFQNLLSGIAVNPQARLSNFPLLSAADHHELLELSTNKSQIPNSQECIHQQFEAQVERTPNAVAVVFQNQYLTYRELNQRANQLAHYLKNFGVKPEVLVGICIERSLEMIIGLLGILKAGGAYLPLDPAYPKERLTLMLKDAQVSVLLTTSVQLDTLCEHQSQAICLDTDWQKIADNSQDNPINQTQPENLAYLIYTSGSTGTPKGVMIQHRSLSNYINTTYIEFALKSSDRLLQFTSISFDVAAEEIFSCLVQGATLILRTDQMLSSISEFLYQCNNLELTILDLPTSFWHQLTDDLSIGNLVLPATVRLVLIGGEKAEPSRLKIWRQQAKEQVRLINCYGPTETTISATMCDFSAVTDIKTVGCELPIGKPTNNIQSYVLDSSLQLVPIGVPGELYIGGVGVARGYRNRPELTAEKFIPNPYTTEPGARFYKTGDLVRYLPDGNLEFIGRIDHQVKIRGFRIELGEIEVLLNQHLAVRETVVVVSQDSVNSKRLVAYVVPQKGQTLTITELRGFLEPKLPSYMIPAAFVILEALPLTPNGKVDRKALPIPNTVRLELEETFVAPQTTIEKQLAVIWAEVLGLEKIGRNDNFFRLGGDSILSLQVIFKANQIGLNLTPKQLFQHQTIARLAVVAGTTKKIEAEQMAVTGALDLTPIQHWFFEQHQPEPHHWNQSVLLESKQKIDPVILEKIIEYLQNHHDVLRLRFIQEEFSTQALFASPDDGMPLTYFDFSALPKDKQAAAIEAAATKLQASLNLSQGPLFQVALFNLGENQANRLLWIIHHLVVDAVSWRILIEDFQTAYQQISQGKAIKLPPKTTSYKEWSSCLQKYAQSSVLLSEIEFWLTTQHQTISSIPIDFPGGNNIEETSSIVSVSLSTEETQSLLQQVPAAYRTQINDVLLTALIQTFHQWTGETSLLIDLEGHGREEIFENVDLSRTVGWFTSIFPVHLNLENTNDLGKALKSIKEQIRVIPNQGIGYGLLRFINKNKEINEQLSLSKAEVIFNYLGQFDQVLPESSLFSLVQGLSGSSHGLQNKRTHLLEINGGIYQGHLQMSWTYSKELYRQSTIEGLAQRFIEALRSLIAHCQSYDAGGVTPSDFAEFKQSQWDQADLDAITAAMGDM, translated from the coding sequence ATGACTCAATTTATCAATAAATTCCAAGAAATTCCCTCTCAGTGTGCGACTATGGTTGATATTCTGCGCGATCGCAGTTTCCAGATGCCGCACACACAAGCTTTTACTTTCCTTGAAGATGGAGAGACTCAGGAATTAACGCTGACTTACCAAGAATTGGATCGGCGCAGTCGGGCTGTAGCAGCTCAACTCCAAGCTCTTGGTTTGAGTGGGGAACGTGCCATATTGCTCTATCCTCCTGGACTGGATTACTTAAGCGCATTTTTTGGTTGTCTATATGCTGGGGTAGTGGCGATTCCAGCTTATCCGCCTTCCAATCAACGTAAAACGCCCAGAATACAGGCTATTAGCATAGATGCACAGGCAAGTATTGCTCTCACCACAACAGCAATGCTCCCCACATTACAATCAATACTCACACTCCTAACAAAACAGGGAAATTTTCACTGGCTGACAACTGACAACATTGCACAGGGTATAGAAGATTCTTGGCAACAACCTGCAATCAATGAGGATACCCTAGCCTTTTTGCAATACACATCAGGTTCTACAGGTACACCAAAGGGAGTCATGCTCAGTCATGGCAATCTGCTGCACAACGCCGCCGTAACCTACCAAATGATGGAACATTCGCCTAGTAGTAAGTTTGTATCCTGGCTACCTATTTACCATGATATGGGTTTGATTGGTGGGATTTTACAACCTTTGTATGGTGGTTTTCCTTGCGTCTTAATGTCCCCAGCATCATTTCTGCAAAGACCTTATCGGTGGTTGCAAGCAATTTCCCGCTACAAAGGTACAACCAGTGGTGGCCCCAACTTTGCCTATGAACAATGTGTTCAAAGGATTACTCAAGAACAAAAAGAAACTCTTGACTTAAGTAGTTGGAGTGTTGCATTTAACGGTGCTGAACCAGTCCGACAAGATACTCTTGAGCTATTTGCAACCACCTTTGCAGAGTGTGGCTTTCGCCCTGAAGCATTCTACCCCTGTTACGGCATGGCGGAAGCAACTTTGATAGTTTCTGGTGGGATCAAAACAGCCTTAGCTCAAGTAAAAACTGTAGAGAAATCTGCACTTTCACAGAACCAGATAGTCGAAGCAACTATCCAGAATCAAGATATCCAAAGCTTTGTCAGTTGTGGTCAAACTATTCCTCAACAGCAGATTGTGATTGTTAATCCTGAAACATTAACTCGCTGTTCATCAGATGAAGTTGGCGAAATCTGGGTATCTGGACTGAGTGTAGGTCAGGGTTACTGGAATCGAACAGAAGAAACAGAGCAAACATTCCACGCCTATCTGAAAGACACAAAAGAGAGGCCGTTTTTACGGACTGGTGACTTAGGCTTTTTAGACAATGGTGAGCTTTTCATTACAGGTAGAGCAAAAGATTTAATTATTATTCGCGGTCGCAATCTTTACCCGCAAGATATCGAATTAACCGCCCAACGCAGCCATTCATCCTTACGTTGCGGTGCTAATGCAGCATTTACAGTAGAGGTTAACAACGAAGAAAGGCTGGTAGTTGTACAAGAATTAGAGTTTCGCGCCAAGCCAAATTTAGCAGAAGTGGCTAGTGCAATTCGGCAATCAATTACTGAAGAACATGAAGTACAAGTTTATGGTGTAGTTTTAATTAAACCAGGTAGTATACCTAAAACTTCTAGCGGTAAGATTCAACGTCGTGCAACTCGCGCTCAGTTTGAAAATGGTGAACTGAATGTAGTTGAAAGTGACATTCTCAAGATTAGTGATATTGCCAGAAAAGAAACTCAATTACAACGTTCTGAACTTTTGGCGCTTTCCCCAAGAGAGTGTCAACCGATTTTAGAGTCATATCTGATTGAACTTTTGGCGAGAGTACTTTCTATCGCACCGGATGATATTAATCCACAAGAACCATTAAGCACGCTGGGACTTGATTCTTTAAAAGTATTCGATTTGAAAAACCGGATTGAGGTTGATTTAGAAGTAGAAGTATCCGTAGCAGACTTTTTTGAAGGGATGAGTACGCGATCGCTCGTCACGAAGATTCTAGCTCAACTAACAGCTGAGGCAATACCATCACTATCCCTTACCCAAGTCCAGAAAGCCGAAGTTTATCCCCTATCTTTTGCCCAACAACGACTATGGTTCCTTGATCGTTTAGAACCAGGCAACCCAGCTTACAATATTTCCTTAGCTATTAATCTCAAAGGTCAGCTTGAAGTTACTCCACTAGAACAAAGTCTGAATGAAGTTATTCAGCGACATGAAACGCTAAGAACCACTTTTTCTACAGTCAACGGACAATCGGTTCAAATTATTGCTTCTTCTCTAAAATTATCTTTATCAGTAATAGATTATCAAAATGCCGCAGTCCAGCAATTGTTGACTCAACAAAGCCAACAACCTTTTGATCTAATACAGGGGCCATTGTTACGTGCTAAACTTTTGCGCCTAGAACAGCAAGAGCATGTTCTTTTGCTTGAGATGCACCACATAATCTCTGATGGCTGGTCTGTTGAGGTATTTTTACAAGAGATAGCATTACTGTACAAAGCGTTCTTAACTAGAAGTTCTTCACCTCTACTGGAAGTCTCTATCCAATACAAAGACTTTGCACACTGGCAGCGACAATGGTTACAAGGGGAAATTCTACAAACGCAACTCTCTTACTGGAAGCAACAACTTGAGGGTATCCCAGCCGCATTACAACTACCTACTGATCGACCTCGACCGGTAGTGCAAACTTCACACGGCGCTCAACAATCTATCGAGTTGCCTGAAAAAGTCATTGAGCAATTAAAGGCGATCGCTCGTCAAGAGGGTGTAACTCTATTCATGTTGCTATTAGCAGCATTTCAGACTTTTCTTTATCGTTATACCGATCAAGATGATATTGCTGTAGGAACAGCGATCGCTAACCGTAACTGTGATGAAATCAAACAGTTAATTGGCTTTTTTGTCAATACATTGGTGCTACGTACAGATATGAGCGGCAACCCGACTTTTGACGAGTTGCTAACGCGGGTAAAAAAAGTAGCTTTAGGAGCTTATACACACCAAGATTTGCCCTTCGACCAAATTGTAGAAGCAGTGCAGCCAGAACGGCATACCAGTCAAACGCCGCTTTTCCAAGTTATGTTCAATGTCCAAGATTACTCGCATTTACCAGAAATGCCTGGTTTGGCATTGAGCTTATTAAAAATAGAAACCAAAACAGCGCAGTTTGATTTAAGCTTGTCTATTGAGATTACTAAAGAACGAGTGATGGCATCATTTGAGTATAATACTGACCTATTTGATGCTGTTACCATCACTAAGATGCTGAGACACTTTCAGAATTTGCTCTCAGGCATTGCTGTTAATCCTCAAGCTCGGCTATCCAACTTCCCACTTTTGAGCGCCGCAGATCATCATGAGTTACTAGAACTTAGTACAAATAAATCTCAAATTCCCAATTCTCAAGAATGCATTCATCAACAATTTGAAGCGCAGGTAGAACGGACACCAAATGCAGTTGCAGTGGTGTTTCAAAATCAGTATTTAACTTACAGAGAATTAAATCAGCGAGCCAATCAACTAGCGCACTACCTCAAAAACTTCGGAGTCAAACCAGAAGTTTTAGTGGGAATCTGCATAGAACGCTCTTTAGAGATGATTATCGGACTTTTGGGAATCCTCAAAGCTGGAGGAGCATATCTGCCTCTAGATCCAGCCTATCCAAAAGAACGCCTCACTTTGATGTTAAAGGATGCCCAAGTGTCAGTTTTACTAACTACATCAGTACAATTGGACACACTCTGTGAACATCAATCTCAAGCCATTTGCTTAGATACAGACTGGCAAAAAATTGCTGATAATAGCCAAGATAACCCGATTAATCAGACACAACCTGAAAACCTTGCTTATCTAATTTATACATCTGGTTCAACGGGAACACCCAAAGGAGTAATGATTCAGCATCGCTCTTTAAGTAATTATATTAATACTACATATATAGAGTTTGCACTGAAGTCGAGTGATCGCCTATTGCAGTTTACTTCAATTAGTTTTGATGTAGCTGCCGAAGAAATCTTTTCGTGTTTAGTGCAAGGTGCAACCCTAATACTGCGAACTGATCAAATGTTGAGTTCCATATCGGAGTTCCTGTATCAATGTAATAATTTGGAACTTACAATACTTGACTTACCTACTAGCTTTTGGCATCAGCTAACAGATGATCTGTCTATAGGAAATTTAGTACTACCCGCAACAGTACGATTAGTTCTGATTGGTGGCGAAAAAGCTGAACCCTCTCGGTTGAAAATATGGCGGCAACAGGCAAAGGAACAAGTGCGACTCATTAATTGCTACGGCCCTACAGAAACGACAATTTCTGCGACAATGTGCGATTTCTCGGCAGTAACAGATATTAAAACTGTAGGATGTGAGTTGCCAATTGGAAAACCAACTAATAACATTCAGTCATATGTACTCGATTCATCTCTGCAATTGGTACCAATAGGTGTTCCAGGAGAACTTTATATTGGAGGTGTGGGTGTAGCAAGAGGCTACCGCAACCGACCAGAATTAACAGCAGAAAAGTTTATCCCCAATCCTTATACTACAGAACCAGGAGCGCGTTTTTATAAGACAGGCGACCTAGTTCGTTATCTACCTGATGGCAACTTGGAATTTATCGGACGCATCGACCATCAAGTTAAAATTCGGGGTTTTCGCATTGAATTAGGTGAAATAGAAGTCTTACTCAATCAACACTTAGCCGTTCGAGAAACTGTAGTTGTCGTAAGTCAAGATTCTGTAAATTCTAAACGTTTAGTCGCTTATGTAGTTCCTCAAAAAGGACAAACACTGACAATTACTGAACTGCGCGGCTTCTTGGAGCCAAAGTTGCCAAGCTATATGATACCAGCAGCTTTTGTAATCTTGGAGGCACTACCGCTCACGCCGAATGGTAAAGTTGATCGTAAAGCACTACCTATTCCTAATACGGTACGTCTAGAACTTGAAGAAACCTTTGTTGCACCACAAACCACTATTGAAAAACAATTAGCTGTTATTTGGGCAGAGGTATTAGGTTTGGAAAAAATAGGTAGAAACGACAACTTTTTTAGATTAGGTGGCGATTCTATTCTTAGCCTTCAAGTAATATTTAAAGCCAACCAAATAGGGCTAAATTTGACTCCTAAGCAATTGTTTCAACATCAAACCATCGCTCGATTAGCGGTTGTAGCTGGAACAACAAAAAAAATTGAAGCCGAGCAGATGGCGGTGACTGGCGCTTTAGATTTAACACCCATTCAACACTGGTTTTTTGAGCAACATCAACCAGAACCACACCACTGGAATCAGTCGGTATTGTTAGAAAGCAAGCAAAAAATTGACCCTGTAATCTTAGAAAAAATCATAGAGTATCTACAAAATCATCATGATGTCCTACGTTTACGATTTATACAAGAGGAATTTAGTACTCAAGCACTGTTCGCGAGTCCTGATGATGGGATGCCACTGACATACTTCGATTTTTCAGCGCTGCCAAAAGATAAACAAGCAGCAGCAATCGAAGCAGCAGCCACTAAACTACAAGCTAGCTTAAATCTTTCACAAGGGCCATTATTCCAAGTTGCTCTTTTTAACTTGGGTGAAAATCAAGCCAACCGCTTGCTTTGGATTATTCATCATTTAGTTGTTGATGCTGTATCGTGGCGAATTTTAATTGAAGATTTTCAAACAGCTTACCAGCAAATTAGTCAGGGAAAAGCTATAAAGTTGCCACCCAAAACAACTTCTTATAAAGAATGGTCTAGCTGTTTACAAAAATATGCTCAATCTTCAGTACTGCTTTCAGAAATAGAATTCTGGCTGACAACACAGCATCAAACTATTTCGTCGATACCAATAGATTTTCCGGGTGGAAATAATATAGAAGAGACGAGTTCTATTGTATCAGTATCATTATCCACAGAAGAAACTCAAAGTTTGCTGCAACAAGTGCCAGCAGCTTACCGGACACAAATTAATGATGTATTGTTAACAGCACTTATCCAAACATTTCACCAGTGGACGGGAGAAACTTCTCTATTAATTGACTTAGAAGGACATGGGCGAGAAGAAATATTCGAGAATGTGGATTTATCGAGGACTGTAGGTTGGTTTACAAGTATTTTTCCCGTACACCTAAATCTGGAAAATACTAACGATCTAGGAAAAGCTTTAAAGTCGATTAAAGAGCAGATTCGAGTAATTCCAAATCAAGGCATTGGCTATGGATTACTGCGTTTTATTAATAAAAATAAGGAAATAAATGAACAACTTTCCTTGTCAAAAGCTGAAGTAATTTTTAACTATTTAGGACAGTTTGATCAAGTTTTACCAGAATCATCTTTATTTAGCTTAGTACAGGGTTTAAGTGGTTCAAGTCACGGGTTGCAAAATAAGCGAACTCACTTGTTAGAAATTAACGGTGGTATTTATCAGGGACATTTGCAAATGAGTTGGACTTACAGCAAGGAGTTGTATCGGCAAAGCACGATTGAAGGACTTGCTCAAAGGTTTATTGAGGCATTGCGATCGCTGATTGCTCATTGTCAGTCTTATGATGCAGGTGGTGTTACCCCTTCCGATTTCGCTGAGTTTAAGCAAAGCCAATGGGATCAAGCCGATCTCGACGCCATTACAGCAGCTATGGGAGATATGTAA
- a CDS encoding FecCD family ABC transporter permease has translation MIKAAIVSPKRLKKPQISAFFGLALAVCMLLICLVYSVTLGAAEIPLDKIFTSFIAFDGSYDHLVIQTVRLPRSLIAIFVGSALAVSGALMQGLTRNPLADPGILGIESGAALFVVVATFVFGSSSLSIYALVAFLGAGVTAVLVYILGSLGRGGATPLNLTIAGAALTALISSFTTGILIVSQQTLEQVRFWLAGSLSGRDFNLFLQLLPFVSMGLVIAFALGRQITTMSLGEDIAKGLGQQTAWIKIFTAISVVLLAGSSVALAGPIGFIGLVVPHIVRFYIKADYRWILPYCAVLGAILLLVADIAARVLLKPQELPVGVMTAIVGAPFFVYLVKSKVKK, from the coding sequence ATGATCAAAGCGGCGATAGTGTCACCGAAACGATTGAAAAAGCCACAAATATCGGCTTTTTTTGGTCTGGCTTTGGCAGTGTGTATGCTGCTTATTTGCTTGGTGTACAGTGTGACGCTAGGTGCAGCAGAAATACCTTTAGACAAGATTTTTACATCTTTTATAGCCTTTGATGGTTCCTACGATCACTTAGTCATTCAGACAGTAAGATTACCGCGATCGCTAATTGCTATTTTTGTAGGTTCAGCCCTTGCTGTATCGGGAGCATTGATGCAGGGTTTGACACGAAACCCCTTAGCAGATCCAGGTATTTTGGGTATTGAGTCGGGAGCCGCCCTCTTTGTAGTTGTGGCAACTTTTGTTTTTGGCAGTTCATCCCTAAGTATTTACGCTCTTGTGGCCTTTTTGGGTGCGGGAGTAACAGCAGTGTTAGTTTACATCCTTGGTTCTCTGGGACGAGGAGGAGCTACCCCACTGAATTTGACAATAGCGGGAGCGGCGTTGACTGCTCTAATTTCTTCCTTCACCACCGGTATCCTCATTGTTAGTCAACAAACACTCGAACAAGTGAGATTTTGGTTAGCTGGTTCATTATCTGGTCGAGATTTTAATTTATTCTTGCAACTACTGCCTTTTGTCAGCATGGGATTAGTTATAGCTTTTGCCCTCGGCAGACAAATTACCACTATGAGTTTAGGTGAAGATATCGCTAAAGGTTTGGGGCAACAGACAGCTTGGATCAAAATATTTACCGCTATCAGCGTAGTTTTACTAGCAGGAAGTTCCGTTGCCCTTGCAGGGCCAATCGGCTTCATTGGTTTAGTCGTTCCCCATATAGTGAGATTTTACATTAAAGCCGATTATCGTTGGATATTACCTTATTGTGCAGTTTTGGGAGCAATTTTACTTTTAGTTGCAGATATTGCTGCCCGTGTATTGCTCAAACCACAGGAGTTACCTGTGGGTGTAATGACAGCAATAGTTGGCGCTCCTTTTTTTGTCTACCTGGTTAAATCAAAGGTGAAAAAATGA
- a CDS encoding ABC transporter ATP-binding protein yields the protein MKGLSTKSLSLAYDGALIIRDLNLAIPTGQISVLVGANGCGKSTLLRGLARLLKPRSGTVYLDGTSIFNLSTKEVAQQLGILPQGPVAPEGLTVQDLVAQGRYPYQNWSQQWSAKDEKIVQQALLITDLLELAQRALDTLSGGQRQRAWIAMALAQDTDILLLDEPTTFLDLAHQIDILDLLYELNQNQGRTIVMVLHDLNQACRYADHLVAVKEGRIFAAGEPKLVMTQEMVQEVFGLESRIISDPVMGTPMCVPIGRKGKVVNNQQIYLNS from the coding sequence ATGAAAGGACTCTCAACCAAAAGTCTGTCTTTAGCTTACGATGGTGCGCTAATTATCCGTGACCTAAATTTGGCAATCCCTACCGGACAAATTAGTGTTTTAGTTGGTGCTAATGGTTGTGGAAAATCAACTTTGTTAAGAGGTTTGGCAAGATTACTTAAACCCCGTAGCGGTACGGTCTATCTTGATGGAACATCTATTTTTAATCTTTCCACCAAAGAAGTAGCACAGCAGTTAGGTATTTTGCCTCAAGGGCCAGTAGCACCGGAAGGTTTAACAGTACAAGATTTGGTAGCACAAGGACGTTACCCTTATCAAAATTGGTCGCAGCAGTGGTCGGCAAAAGATGAAAAAATCGTGCAGCAGGCACTCTTAATTACAGATTTGTTGGAATTGGCACAGAGAGCATTAGATACTTTATCCGGTGGACAACGACAAAGAGCTTGGATTGCAATGGCGTTGGCACAAGACACAGATATTTTACTTTTAGATGAACCGACTACTTTTTTAGATTTGGCGCACCAAATAGACATTTTAGATTTGTTGTATGAGTTGAATCAAAATCAGGGACGAACAATTGTAATGGTGCTGCATGATTTAAATCAGGCATGTCGTTATGCTGATCACTTAGTTGCAGTCAAAGAAGGTCGGATTTTTGCTGCTGGGGAACCAAAACTAGTAATGACTCAAGAAATGGTTCAAGAGGTTTTTGGGTTAGAGTCTCGAATTATTTCTGACCCAGTGATGGGGACACCGATGTGTGTACCGATAGGACGCAAGGGAAAAGTAGTAAATAACCAACAAATTTACTTAAATTCCTGA